A genomic window from Methylorubrum extorquens includes:
- a CDS encoding lysozyme inhibitor LprI family protein: MRGLGTMRSFRAILILSAWALAAPSLAQEADRTASPAKDAATIEACLKGKETSAKRRTCIGSVAGPCRDTQDGATTMGMSACISREHAIWDKLLNRTYQQAMVGFDDEGKAYLKGAQQSWLKFRSQTCQWPYHVYRGGTLAGPLSSECFMEQTALRTFDLMEIVENGDH, from the coding sequence ATGAGGGGGCTGGGCACGATGCGATCGTTTCGCGCGATCCTGATTTTGTCGGCCTGGGCGCTCGCCGCACCCTCCCTAGCGCAGGAAGCGGATCGCACCGCCTCGCCTGCGAAGGATGCAGCGACGATCGAGGCGTGCCTCAAGGGCAAGGAGACGTCCGCTAAACGGCGCACCTGCATCGGAAGCGTGGCTGGACCTTGTCGGGATACGCAGGATGGCGCCACCACGATGGGTATGAGCGCGTGCATCAGCCGAGAGCACGCGATTTGGGACAAGCTTTTGAACCGTACCTACCAGCAAGCGATGGTTGGCTTCGATGATGAAGGTAAGGCTTACTTGAAGGGTGCACAGCAGTCGTGGCTGAAATTTCGCAGCCAAACGTGTCAATGGCCTTATCACGTCTATCGGGGCGGAACCCTTGCCGGGCCGCTATCGAGCGAGTGCTTCATGGAGCAAACCGCACTCAGGACGTTCGACTTGATGGAGATCGTTGAGAATGGGGATCATTGA
- a CDS encoding dihydroxyacetone kinase subunit DhaK, which translates to MSHFINDRAGLVTDAIDGLVAGSGGALAQLDGYPEIRVVLQAEPESGKVAVISGGGSGHEPAHAGFVGPGLLAAAVCGDVFASPSVDAVLAGILAVTGEAGCVLVVKNYAGDRLNFGLAAERARGLGRRVETVLVADDIALPDAAQPRGLAGTLLVHKAAGHAAASGAPLAEVAALARRTAGAVRTLGIAVSTATIPGSKPEPRLNEGQAELGLGIHGEPGIERIDLPHADALAERMAARFAAPIAGAERLALLVNNLGATTALEMAVLTKAVLATDLGRRVRLLLGPSPAMTALDMHGASLTFLALDDTIEAALLSETPVAAWPRARILGEPIVRPLPEGLAGGPALAPSRDASVAARIEAVGQALIAAEASLNALDARVGDGDTGSTFAEGARAVLAGLDRLPQAEPAALCRALGERLGRATGGSSGVLLSIFFAATGAALAEGADWPAACAAGVARVREIGGAGPGDRTMLDAAIPAIEALATSGLGAAARAARAGAEATAGMERARTGRSSYLAGRDLKGHPDPGAVAVAIAFEALAADVT; encoded by the coding sequence TTGTCCCACTTCATCAACGACCGTGCCGGGCTCGTCACCGACGCCATCGACGGGCTGGTCGCGGGCAGCGGCGGGGCGCTGGCGCAGCTCGACGGCTACCCCGAGATCCGCGTGGTGCTGCAGGCCGAGCCCGAGTCCGGCAAGGTCGCCGTAATCTCCGGCGGCGGCTCGGGGCACGAGCCGGCCCATGCCGGCTTCGTCGGGCCGGGGCTGCTCGCGGCGGCGGTGTGCGGCGACGTGTTCGCCTCCCCTTCCGTCGATGCGGTGCTTGCCGGCATCCTGGCTGTGACGGGCGAGGCCGGCTGCGTCCTCGTCGTGAAGAACTATGCCGGCGACCGCCTGAATTTCGGCCTCGCCGCCGAGCGCGCCCGTGGGTTGGGCCGCCGGGTCGAGACCGTGCTGGTGGCCGACGACATCGCCCTGCCGGACGCGGCCCAGCCGCGGGGGCTCGCCGGCACGCTCCTCGTCCACAAGGCCGCGGGCCATGCCGCCGCCTCCGGCGCGCCGCTCGCCGAGGTGGCGGCTTTGGCCCGGCGCACGGCCGGCGCGGTGCGCACCCTCGGCATCGCCGTCTCCACCGCGACGATACCAGGCTCGAAACCGGAGCCGCGCCTGAACGAAGGCCAGGCGGAACTCGGCCTCGGCATCCACGGCGAGCCCGGCATCGAGCGGATCGATTTACCCCACGCCGACGCCCTCGCCGAACGCATGGCCGCGCGCTTTGCCGCCCCCATCGCGGGGGCCGAGAGGCTGGCGCTCCTCGTCAACAATCTCGGCGCGACCACGGCCCTGGAGATGGCGGTGCTGACGAAGGCGGTGCTCGCGACCGACCTCGGACGGCGGGTGCGGCTGCTCCTCGGCCCCTCCCCGGCCATGACCGCGCTCGACATGCACGGCGCCTCCCTCACCTTCCTGGCGCTGGACGACACCATCGAGGCCGCCCTTCTCTCCGAGACACCGGTCGCCGCCTGGCCGCGCGCCCGGATCTTAGGCGAGCCGATCGTCCGGCCGTTGCCGGAGGGGCTGGCCGGCGGGCCGGCACTGGCGCCCTCGCGGGATGCCAGCGTCGCCGCGCGGATCGAGGCGGTGGGTCAGGCGCTGATCGCGGCGGAGGCCTCGCTCAACGCCCTCGACGCGCGAGTGGGTGACGGCGACACCGGCTCGACCTTCGCGGAGGGTGCGCGTGCCGTGCTGGCCGGTCTCGACCGGCTACCCCAAGCCGAGCCCGCCGCGCTGTGCCGGGCGCTGGGTGAGCGCCTCGGGCGTGCCACGGGCGGGTCGAGCGGCGTGCTGCTCTCGATCTTCTTTGCTGCCACCGGCGCGGCGCTCGCCGAGGGTGCGGACTGGCCGGCAGCCTGCGCCGCCGGCGTCGCGCGGGTGCGCGAAATCGGCGGCGCCGGCCCCGGCGACCGCACGATGCTCGACGCGGCGATTCCGGCGATCGAGGCGCTGGCAACCTCCGGCCTCGGCGCAGCGGCGCGGGCCGCCCGCGCAGGCGCCGAGGCAACCGCCGGGATGGAGCGTGCCAGGACCGGCCGCTCCAGCTACCTCGCCGGCCGCGACCTGAAGGGCCACCCCGATCCCGGCGCGGTTGCGGTGGCGATCGCCTTCGAAGCACTGGCTGCGGACGTCACGTGA
- the htpG gene encoding molecular chaperone HtpG: MSETVERHEFGAEVGRLLDLVVHALYSDREIFLRELVANAADATDRRRFEALTNEALALPSDARVLIAPDKAARTLTISDAGVGMSKEDLAQNLGTIARSGTRAFSQALGERAAESGEDQRPSLIGQFGVGFYSAFMVADRVTVTSRRAGSDEAWTWASDGKGSYTLEPASREQPGTDIVLYMKEDADEYLESYRLDHVVRKWADNIAVPIAIRDEEGKEEAANRGTALWRKPKSEITDEQYKEFYRTVSHGFDEPWATLHWRAEGALEFTGLLFVPSMKPFMPVEDDRRSKVRLHVRRMFITDEAELLPNWLRFVHGVVDTDDLPLNVSREMLQSTPTLQKIRRAVTTRVINELSSRSKNAEKAEEYQKFFENFGPVLKEGIYEDFERRAEIAPLLRFRSSTQQGWTSLPDYVSRMKPEQEAIYYLAADDVEALKNSAQLEGFRARGVEVLLLSDHVDAFWPEQLGKFEDKPLRSVTQGSADLAKLKPEGETTEAAPALDTLVAALKLALEPDVSDVRTTDRLVDSAVVLAASGMGPDLQMQRLLRRAGRGFGGSAPILEINPRHALIRSLNERAEAGADLKAEAGTLLDLARVQDGDTPRDPVAFARAVAAALAGTVAKPAEPA; encoded by the coding sequence TTGAGCGAGACGGTAGAGCGGCACGAATTCGGTGCCGAGGTCGGGCGCCTGTTGGACCTCGTCGTCCACGCGCTCTATTCCGACCGCGAGATTTTCCTGCGCGAGTTGGTGGCCAATGCCGCCGACGCGACCGACCGGCGCCGCTTCGAGGCGCTGACCAACGAGGCCCTGGCGCTGCCCTCCGACGCCCGGGTGCTGATCGCCCCCGACAAGGCGGCGCGCACGCTCACGATCTCGGATGCCGGGGTCGGCATGAGCAAGGAGGATCTGGCGCAGAACCTCGGCACCATCGCCCGTTCGGGCACCCGCGCCTTCTCGCAGGCGCTCGGCGAGCGGGCGGCGGAGAGCGGCGAGGACCAGCGCCCGAGCCTGATCGGCCAGTTCGGCGTCGGCTTCTACTCCGCCTTCATGGTGGCCGACCGCGTCACCGTCACCTCGCGCCGGGCGGGCTCGGACGAGGCCTGGACCTGGGCCTCCGACGGCAAGGGCAGCTACACGCTTGAGCCGGCGAGCCGCGAGCAGCCCGGCACCGACATCGTGCTGTACATGAAAGAGGACGCCGACGAGTATCTGGAGAGCTACCGGCTCGACCACGTCGTGCGCAAATGGGCCGACAACATCGCCGTGCCGATCGCGATTCGCGATGAAGAGGGCAAGGAGGAGGCGGCCAACCGCGGCACCGCGCTCTGGCGCAAGCCGAAGTCGGAAATCACGGACGAGCAATACAAGGAGTTCTACCGCACCGTCAGCCACGGCTTCGACGAGCCCTGGGCGACGCTGCATTGGCGGGCAGAGGGCGCACTCGAATTCACCGGCCTCCTGTTCGTGCCGAGCATGAAGCCGTTCATGCCGGTGGAGGACGACCGGCGCTCGAAGGTGCGGCTGCACGTGCGGCGCATGTTCATCACCGACGAGGCCGAGCTGCTGCCGAACTGGCTTCGCTTCGTCCACGGCGTGGTCGATACCGACGACCTGCCGCTCAACGTCTCCCGCGAGATGCTGCAATCGACGCCGACGCTGCAGAAGATCCGCCGCGCCGTGACCACCCGCGTCATCAACGAGCTGTCGAGCCGCTCGAAGAACGCGGAGAAGGCCGAGGAATACCAAAAGTTCTTCGAGAACTTCGGGCCGGTGCTGAAGGAAGGCATCTACGAGGATTTCGAGCGCCGCGCCGAGATCGCGCCGCTGCTGCGCTTCCGCTCCTCAACGCAGCAGGGCTGGACCTCGCTGCCCGACTACGTCTCGCGGATGAAGCCGGAGCAGGAGGCGATCTACTACCTTGCCGCCGACGACGTGGAGGCGCTCAAGAACTCCGCCCAGCTCGAAGGTTTCCGCGCCCGCGGCGTCGAGGTTCTGCTGCTCTCCGACCACGTCGATGCGTTCTGGCCGGAGCAGTTGGGCAAGTTCGAGGACAAGCCCCTGCGCTCGGTCACGCAGGGCTCGGCCGATCTCGCCAAGCTCAAGCCCGAGGGTGAGACGACCGAGGCCGCGCCCGCACTCGACACGCTCGTCGCCGCCCTCAAGCTCGCGCTGGAGCCGGACGTCTCCGACGTGCGGACCACAGACCGACTCGTGGACAGCGCCGTGGTGCTCGCCGCCTCCGGCATGGGGCCGGACCTTCAGATGCAGCGCCTGCTGCGCCGGGCCGGACGCGGTTTCGGCGGTTCCGCCCCGATCTTGGAGATCAACCCGCGCCACGCCTTGATCCGTTCGCTCAACGAGCGGGCCGAGGCCGGCGCGGATCTGAAGGCAGAGGCCGGCACGCTGCTCGACCTCGCCCGCGTTCAGGACGGCGATACGCCGCGCGACCCGGTGGCCTTCGCCCGCGCCGTCGCGGCGGCGCTGGCGGGCACCGTCGCGAAGCCGGCCGAGCCGGCCTGA
- a CDS encoding gamma-glutamyltransferase family protein → MPDTPVFAHAAVAAPHALAATAGQNVLAQGGNAIEAMVAMAAAIAVVYPHMNGIGGDGFWLIRERNGRVRGIEACGPAGRLATRARYREKELEAIPSRGPDAAVTVAGTIGGWRLALDMAHAFGGRLPLDTILADAIRHARQGCPVSASEARYVPKELDTLHDAPNFAATYLDDGKPYAAGAIRAQPKLADTLEQLVHAGLDDFYRGDIGREIASDLERLGAPITRADLAAYAAKERAPLTLRRRDATLYNFPPPTQGLAALIILGIFDRLNIAEPESTAHYHGLIEATKRAFAVRDRFVTDFDRLKGDPAAFLDPKRLDREAALIDMRRAANIPVRSGEGDTVWMGAIDNEGMAVSFIQSVYWEYGSGTVLPGTGICWQNRGMSFSLDANAVNPLEPGRRPFHTLIPALAAFDDGRVMSYGSMGGDGQPQFQAQIFTRYADYGMSVADAVDAPRLLYGRTWGAESLSVKVEDRFDPACIAALKRMGHDIEELGGAYIDSLGHAGMLVRHIKNGRIEATHDPRSDGGAAGL, encoded by the coding sequence ATGCCCGACACGCCCGTCTTCGCCCACGCGGCCGTCGCCGCCCCCCATGCGCTGGCGGCGACCGCCGGCCAGAACGTGCTGGCGCAGGGCGGCAACGCCATCGAGGCGATGGTCGCCATGGCCGCCGCCATCGCGGTGGTCTACCCGCACATGAACGGCATCGGCGGCGACGGCTTCTGGCTGATCCGCGAGCGGAACGGCCGCGTGCGCGGCATCGAGGCCTGCGGCCCGGCCGGCCGGCTCGCGACCCGCGCCCGCTACCGCGAGAAGGAGCTCGAGGCGATCCCCTCCCGCGGCCCCGACGCGGCGGTGACGGTGGCCGGCACCATCGGAGGTTGGCGCCTCGCCCTCGACATGGCGCACGCCTTCGGCGGCCGGCTCCCCCTCGACACGATCCTCGCCGACGCCATCCGCCACGCCCGCCAGGGGTGCCCGGTCTCGGCCTCGGAGGCACGCTACGTCCCGAAGGAGCTCGACACGCTCCACGACGCGCCGAATTTCGCCGCGACCTATCTCGATGACGGCAAGCCCTACGCGGCGGGCGCGATCCGGGCGCAGCCGAAGCTCGCCGACACCCTGGAACAGCTCGTCCATGCCGGACTCGACGACTTCTACCGGGGCGATATCGGCCGAGAGATCGCCAGCGACCTGGAACGCCTCGGCGCCCCCATCACCCGCGCCGACCTCGCCGCCTACGCCGCCAAGGAGCGGGCGCCCCTGACGCTGCGGCGGCGCGATGCCACGCTCTACAACTTCCCGCCGCCGACCCAGGGCCTCGCGGCGCTGATCATCCTCGGGATCTTCGACCGGCTGAACATCGCCGAGCCGGAGAGCACCGCCCATTATCACGGGCTGATCGAGGCGACGAAGCGCGCCTTCGCCGTCCGCGACCGCTTCGTCACCGACTTCGACCGCCTCAAGGGCGACCCGGCCGCCTTCCTCGATCCGAAGCGCCTCGACCGCGAGGCCGCGCTGATCGACATGCGGCGTGCGGCGAACATCCCGGTCCGCTCGGGCGAGGGCGACACCGTCTGGATGGGCGCGATCGACAACGAGGGCATGGCCGTCTCCTTCATCCAGTCGGTCTACTGGGAATACGGCTCCGGCACGGTGCTGCCGGGAACCGGCATATGCTGGCAGAACCGCGGCATGTCGTTCTCGCTCGATGCCAACGCCGTGAACCCGCTGGAGCCGGGCCGGCGCCCGTTCCACACCCTGATCCCGGCTTTGGCCGCCTTCGACGACGGCCGGGTGATGTCCTACGGCTCCATGGGCGGCGACGGGCAGCCGCAGTTCCAGGCGCAGATCTTCACCCGCTACGCCGATTACGGGATGTCGGTGGCCGATGCGGTCGACGCGCCGCGCCTGCTCTACGGCCGCACCTGGGGCGCCGAGTCGTTGAGCGTGAAGGTCGAGGACCGGTTCGATCCGGCTTGTATCGCGGCGCTCAAGCGGATGGGGCACGACATCGAGGAACTGGGCGGCGCCTACATCGACTCGCTGGGTCATGCCGGCATGCTGGTGCGCCACATCAAGAACGGGCGAATCGAAGCGACGCACGATCCGCGCTCCGACGGCGGCGCGGCGGGGCTTTGA
- the oxlT gene encoding oxalate/formate MFS antiporter: protein MHTISDRTRWIQLGLGLLVMMTISSPQYVWTLFVKPFQATTGASLAAVQVAFTMLIVLQTFFSPVQGWLIERFSAKAMIALGAALSGLGWVAASYTDTLWGLYATYGLLCGLGTGIVYVGVVGLMVRWFPERRGFAAGVVAAGYGMGAIATTFPITDMIAGSGYRHTLFVFGAVMAVIGVAAALGLRTPKAGETPAIPADKVASAARDVAPAQMLKTPLFWLMFAMMAMMSTGGLMVVAQFSAFAKEFGVADAMVFGFAALPFALTFDRITNGLTRPFFGWVSDHVGRENTMAVAFALEAVAIGLLLMFRENAYAFALLSGVVFFAWGEIFSLFPSTLTDTFGTKHATTNYGFLYMAQGVGSLLGGPVAALIHDAVGSWVPVFGIAIGLDLVVAALAWFVLKPARRAYLGVPGPAVPDVALPLAARPAAG from the coding sequence ATGCATACAATTTCCGATCGGACGCGGTGGATCCAGCTCGGGCTCGGTCTCCTCGTCATGATGACGATCTCCAGTCCGCAATATGTCTGGACGCTGTTCGTGAAGCCGTTCCAGGCGACCACCGGCGCGAGTCTCGCCGCCGTGCAGGTCGCCTTCACGATGCTGATCGTGCTTCAGACGTTCTTCTCGCCGGTGCAGGGCTGGCTGATCGAGCGCTTCAGCGCCAAGGCGATGATCGCGCTCGGCGCCGCCCTGTCGGGGCTGGGCTGGGTCGCGGCCTCCTACACCGACACGCTGTGGGGCCTCTACGCGACCTACGGCCTGCTCTGCGGGCTGGGCACCGGCATCGTCTATGTCGGCGTGGTCGGCCTGATGGTGCGCTGGTTCCCCGAGCGGCGCGGCTTCGCGGCTGGCGTCGTGGCGGCGGGCTACGGCATGGGCGCCATCGCCACCACCTTCCCCATCACCGACATGATCGCGGGCTCGGGCTACCGCCACACGCTTTTCGTGTTCGGCGCGGTCATGGCCGTGATCGGTGTCGCGGCAGCGCTCGGCCTGCGCACGCCCAAGGCCGGCGAGACCCCCGCCATCCCCGCCGACAAGGTGGCGAGCGCCGCCCGCGACGTGGCCCCGGCCCAGATGCTCAAGACCCCGCTGTTCTGGCTGATGTTCGCCATGATGGCGATGATGTCGACCGGCGGCCTGATGGTGGTCGCGCAGTTCTCCGCCTTCGCCAAGGAATTCGGCGTCGCCGACGCGATGGTGTTCGGCTTCGCGGCGCTGCCCTTCGCACTCACCTTCGACCGGATCACCAACGGCCTGACGCGGCCCTTCTTCGGCTGGGTCTCCGATCATGTCGGCCGCGAGAACACCATGGCGGTGGCCTTCGCGCTCGAAGCCGTCGCCATCGGCCTGCTGCTGATGTTCCGTGAGAACGCCTACGCCTTCGCCCTGCTCTCGGGCGTCGTGTTCTTCGCCTGGGGCGAGATCTTCTCGCTGTTCCCCTCCACCCTCACCGACACCTTCGGCACCAAGCACGCCACCACCAACTACGGCTTCCTCTACATGGCCCAGGGCGTCGGCTCGCTGCTCGGCGGTCCCGTGGCCGCGCTGATCCACGACGCGGTCGGAAGCTGGGTGCCGGTCTTCGGCATCGCCATCGGCCTCGACCTCGTGGTGGCGGCACTCGCGTGGTTCGTGCTCAAGCCCGCCCGCCGCGCCTATCTCGGCGTGCCCGGACCGGCCGTGCCGGACGTCGCCCTGCCGCTCGCTGCCCGGCCGGCGGCGGGCTGA
- a CDS encoding class I SAM-dependent methyltransferase translates to MSTPNQDQSDYWNGEVGQRWALYHEALDTAFAPFTQALFARAALTPGIRVLDIGCGAGDTALHAARKVGSGGHVTAADLSEPLLTVGRERAAREAPGAAPIDWLRADAQDHAFGAHFDHALSRFGIMFFEDSAAAFANIRHSLAPGGRMNFLCWRSMAENAWVTLARDAVLPILPEAEAPQPGAPGPFRFAEPETLLPLLEAAGFHAVECEPVDRMMRVGDTPEAAADFVATRGPIARLLREREPAVKDAASKIITELFQDRFGSGPVELGAACWLVTART, encoded by the coding sequence ATGAGCACCCCGAACCAGGACCAGAGCGACTACTGGAACGGCGAGGTCGGGCAACGCTGGGCCCTCTACCACGAGGCGCTCGACACGGCTTTCGCGCCCTTTACCCAGGCCCTGTTCGCCCGCGCCGCGCTCACGCCCGGCATCCGCGTGCTCGATATCGGCTGCGGGGCGGGCGACACCGCGCTCCACGCGGCGAGGAAGGTCGGGAGCGGCGGCCACGTCACCGCCGCCGACCTGTCAGAGCCGCTGCTGACCGTCGGCCGCGAGCGGGCGGCGCGGGAGGCGCCGGGCGCCGCCCCGATCGATTGGCTTCGGGCCGACGCCCAGGATCATGCCTTCGGCGCCCACTTCGATCACGCCCTCTCCCGCTTCGGCATCATGTTTTTTGAGGATTCCGCTGCGGCCTTCGCCAACATTCGCCATTCTCTTGCTCCGGGCGGACGGATGAACTTCCTGTGCTGGCGAAGCATGGCGGAGAACGCCTGGGTCACCCTCGCGCGGGATGCGGTCCTTCCGATCCTGCCCGAGGCCGAGGCACCGCAGCCGGGCGCGCCGGGCCCCTTCCGCTTCGCCGAGCCGGAGACGCTTCTGCCTCTTCTTGAGGCAGCCGGTTTTCACGCCGTCGAATGCGAGCCCGTGGATCGGATGATGCGGGTCGGCGACACTCCTGAGGCAGCGGCCGACTTCGTGGCGACCCGCGGCCCCATCGCTCGCCTGCTGCGCGAGCGGGAGCCGGCCGTGAAGGACGCTGCCTCGAAAATCATCACCGAGCTTTTCCAAGACCGTTTCGGGTCCGGCCCGGTGGAACTCGGCGCCGCCTGCTGGCTCGTCACTGCGCGAACCTGA
- the gluQRS gene encoding tRNA glutamyl-Q(34) synthetase GluQRS, which produces MQVPEPRLRFAPSPNGRLHLGHAYSALLNARIARTLGGQLLLRIEDIDLGRARPEFVAGILADLDWLGLRFDGPIRRQSEHFADYAASRDALAARDLIYPCFCSRGQIAAEVAARQARGAPVSRDPDGAPLYPGTCRALSADARRARIGRGEPHTWRLDMPAALRTLADPLLIRRFSPDDGAEETVSANPARWGDAVIVRRDVPTSYHLSVVCDDAVQGITHVVRGRDLEAATDLHALLQHLLRRPAPAYHHHALIRAEDGEKLAKSKGSASLADWRARGVTAEDVRARLGFSRLC; this is translated from the coding sequence ATGCAAGTCCCGGAACCGAGGCTCCGCTTCGCCCCGAGCCCGAATGGCCGCCTGCATCTCGGTCACGCCTATTCCGCCCTGCTGAACGCCCGCATCGCCCGGACCCTCGGCGGACAGCTGCTCCTGCGCATCGAGGACATCGATCTCGGCCGCGCCCGGCCCGAATTCGTCGCGGGCATCCTGGCCGACCTCGACTGGCTCGGCCTTCGCTTCGATGGACCGATCCGCCGCCAATCCGAGCATTTTGCGGACTACGCCGCGTCGCGCGACGCGTTGGCGGCGAGGGACCTGATCTATCCCTGTTTCTGCTCACGGGGGCAGATCGCGGCAGAGGTCGCGGCCCGTCAGGCGCGCGGCGCACCGGTTTCGCGCGATCCCGACGGCGCCCCGCTCTATCCCGGCACCTGTCGCGCTCTATCCGCCGACGCGCGACGCGCCCGCATCGGGCGAGGCGAGCCGCATACTTGGCGCCTCGACATGCCCGCCGCGCTCCGAACGCTGGCCGATCCCCTCCTCATCCGCCGCTTCTCGCCTGATGACGGCGCCGAGGAGACGGTCAGTGCCAATCCGGCCCGTTGGGGCGATGCGGTGATCGTGCGACGCGACGTGCCGACGAGCTATCACCTCTCCGTGGTCTGCGACGACGCGGTGCAGGGGATCACGCATGTCGTGCGCGGGCGGGATCTGGAAGCGGCGACCGACCTGCACGCCCTGCTCCAGCATCTTCTGCGCCGTCCGGCTCCGGCCTATCACCACCACGCGCTGATCCGGGCGGAGGACGGCGAAAAGCTCGCCAAGTCGAAGGGCTCCGCGTCGCTCGCGGATTGGCGCGCCCGGGGCGTGACCGCCGAAGATGTGCGGGCGCGGCTTGGGTTCTCACGGTTGTGTTGA